From Mya arenaria isolate MELC-2E11 chromosome 12, ASM2691426v1, the proteins below share one genomic window:
- the LOC128210409 gene encoding ctenidin-3-like translates to MNVLAILALFGAIVACQAYRKKGYGYSGYGGGYGGLGGYGGYGGGGYGGGYGGYGGGLGGYGGGYGGYGGGYGGGYGGYGGGYGGYGGGYGGGYGGYGGGYGGGYGGGFKKGIGYGGLGGYGGGYGGYGGGLGGYGGYGGGYGGYGGGYGGGLGGYGGYGGGYGGYGGGYGGGYGGGYGGGYGGGYGGGYGGGYGGGYGGKKY, encoded by the exons ATGAATGTCTTAGCAATTCTTGCTCTGTTTGGAGCTATCGTGGCCTGCCAAGCCTATCGTAAAAAGGGATACGGATACAGTGGATATGGAGGTGGATATGGCGGCCTAGGTGGTTATGGCGGATATGGTGGAGGCGGTTATGGTGGCGGATACGGCGGTTATGGTGGCGGCCTTGGCGGCTACGGTGGCGGTTATGGCGGATATGGTGGCGGTTATGGCGGAGGTTATGGCGGCTATGGTGGCGGATATGGCGGTTATGGTGGTGGTTATGGAGGCGGCTATGGCGGCTACGGTGGGGGATACGGCGGTGGCTACGGTGGTGGCTTTAAAAAGGGAATAGGTTATGGAGGCCTTGGTGGTTACGGTGGCGGCTATGGCGGTTATGGTGGCGGTCTTGGTGGTTATGGTGGTTACGGTGGCGGCTATGGTGGTTATGGTGGCGGTTATGGCGGCGGTCTTGGTGGTTATGGCGGTTACGGTGGCGGTTATGGTGGTTATGGAGGCGGTTATGGTGGCGGCTATGGCGGCGGCTACGGTGGCGGTTATGGTGGCGGCTATGGCGGCGGCTACGGTGGCGGTTACGGTGGAGGCTATGGCGGAAAAA AATACTGA
- the LOC128211143 gene encoding eggshell protein-like has translation MKVLAILALFCAIVACQAYPKKGYGGDYDDGDKRDYDDGHGSGYKGGYVGGYKGDTDDGYASAYPGGYGHKYGYGNDDYDDGKYNEYKTGYGGGNRGGIGGYGGGHGGIGGEYGGYHAK, from the exons ATGAAGGTTCTTGCAATTCTCGCTCTGTTTTGTGCCATCGTGGCATGCCAAGCCTATCCAAAAAAGGGATATGGAGGTGACTATGACGATGGCGATAAACGTGACTATGACGATGGCCATGGGAGTGGCTATAAAGGTGGCTATGTAGGAGGCTATAAAGGTGATACTGACGATGGCTATGCAAGTGCCTATCCAGGTGGCTATGGCCACAAATACGGATATGGCAATGACGACTACGATGACggaaaatataatgaatataagaCAGGGTACGGAGGAGGCAACAGAGGTGGCATTGGCGGTTACGGCGGTGGCCATGGTGGCATCGGTGGCGAATATGGCGGATACCATGCAAAAT AG
- the LOC128210540 gene encoding keratin-associated protein 19-2-like — protein MEVDMGAEVVMAGMVETVMVADTAVMVDALAATVAVMAAMLAVMAEVMAAMAAMVADMAVKVVAIGGYGGYGGGFGSGYGGGFKKGIGYGCLGGYGGGYGGYGGGLGGYGGYGGGYGGYGGGYGGGYGGGFGGYGGYGGGYGGYGGGYGGGYGGGYGGGYVGGYGGYGCYGGGFGGKNGKAEGVTPFFA, from the exons ATGGAGGTGGATATGGGGGCCGAGGTGGTTATGGCGGGTATGGTGGAGACGGTTATGGTGGCGGATACGGCGGTAATGGTGGATGCCTTGGCGGCTACGGTGGCGGTTATGGCGGCTATGTTGGCGGTTATGGCGGAGGTAATGGCGGCTATGGCGGCTATGGTGGCGGATATGGCGGTTAAGGTGGTGGCTATTGGCGGCTATGGCGGGTACGGTGGGGGATTCGGCAGTGGCTACGGTGGTGGATTTAAAAAGGGAATTGGTTATGGATGCCTTGGAGGTTACGGTGGCGGCTATGGCGGTTATGGTGGCGGTCTTGGTGGTTATGGTGGTTACGGTGGCGGCTATGGTGGTTATGGTGGCGGTTATGGTGGCGGTTATGGTGGCGGCTTTGGTGGTTATGGCGGTTACGGTGGCGGTTATGGTGGTTATGGAGGCGGTTATGGTGGCGGCTATGGCGGCGGCTATGGTGGCGGTTACGTTGGCGGCTATGGTGGCTACGGCTGTTACGGTGGCGGCTTTGGCGGAAAGA ATGGAAAGGCTGAGGGCGTAACCCCGTTTTTTGCGTAA